A portion of the Gadus macrocephalus chromosome 10, ASM3116895v1 genome contains these proteins:
- the fgf13a gene encoding fibroblast growth factor 13a isoform X3: MSGKVAKPKEEKDASKEPQLKGIVTKLYSRQGFHLQLQADGTIDGTKEEDNGYTIFNLIPVGLRVVAIQGVQTKLYLAMNSEGFLYTSEHFTPECKFKESVFENYYVTYSSMIYRQQQSGRGWYLGLNKEGEIMKGNHVKKNKPAAHFLPKPLKVAMYREPSLHDLTEFSRSGSGTPTKSRSASAMLNGGKAVSQNEST; this comes from the exons AACCCCAACTGAAGGGCATCGTGACGAAGCTCTACAGTCGCCAGGGCTTCCACTTACAGCTACAGGCGGATGGAACCATCGATGGGACAAAAGAGGAAGACAATGGCTACA CCATTTTCAACCTTATCCCCGTGGGGCTACGAGTGGTGGCCATTCAGGGCGTCCAGACCAAACTCTACCTGGCCATGAACAGTGAAGGCTTCCTATACACATCA gaacACTTTACACCGGAGTGTAAGTTCAAGGAGTCGGTGTTTGAGAACTACTACGTGACGTACTCGTCGATGATCTACCGGCAGCAGCAGTCGGGACGGGGCTGGTACCTGGGCCTGAACAAGGAGGGCGAGATCATGAAGGGGAACCACGTGAAGAAGAACAAGCCAGCAGCCCACTTCCTCCCTAAACCCCTGAAAG TGGCCATGTACAGGGAGCCCTCCCTCCACGACCTGACGGAGTTCTCTCGCTCCGGCAGCGGCACGCCCACCAAGAGCCGAAGTGCGTCCGCCATGCTCAACGGCGGCAAGGCGGTGAGCCAGAACGAGTCCACGTAG
- the fgf13a gene encoding fibroblast growth factor 13a isoform X4, whose amino-acid sequence MIMSFPLRKSVSEPQLKGIVTKLYSRQGFHLQLQADGTIDGTKEEDNGYTIFNLIPVGLRVVAIQGVQTKLYLAMNSEGFLYTSEHFTPECKFKESVFENYYVTYSSMIYRQQQSGRGWYLGLNKEGEIMKGNHVKKNKPAAHFLPKPLKVAMYREPSLHDLTEFSRSGSGTPTKSRSASAMLNGGKAVSQNEST is encoded by the exons AACCCCAACTGAAGGGCATCGTGACGAAGCTCTACAGTCGCCAGGGCTTCCACTTACAGCTACAGGCGGATGGAACCATCGATGGGACAAAAGAGGAAGACAATGGCTACA CCATTTTCAACCTTATCCCCGTGGGGCTACGAGTGGTGGCCATTCAGGGCGTCCAGACCAAACTCTACCTGGCCATGAACAGTGAAGGCTTCCTATACACATCA gaacACTTTACACCGGAGTGTAAGTTCAAGGAGTCGGTGTTTGAGAACTACTACGTGACGTACTCGTCGATGATCTACCGGCAGCAGCAGTCGGGACGGGGCTGGTACCTGGGCCTGAACAAGGAGGGCGAGATCATGAAGGGGAACCACGTGAAGAAGAACAAGCCAGCAGCCCACTTCCTCCCTAAACCCCTGAAAG TGGCCATGTACAGGGAGCCCTCCCTCCACGACCTGACGGAGTTCTCTCGCTCCGGCAGCGGCACGCCCACCAAGAGCCGAAGTGCGTCCGCCATGCTCAACGGCGGCAAGGCGGTGAGCCAGAACGAGTCCACGTAG